One Triticum dicoccoides isolate Atlit2015 ecotype Zavitan chromosome 5B, WEW_v2.0, whole genome shotgun sequence genomic window carries:
- the LOC119309996 gene encoding receptor-like protein EIX2, whose protein sequence is MAQLGHLAQRVAAILCLLIFQLSSSDSRAHTRISGGTGTCISRERDALLSFKASLLDPARHLPSWQGEDCCQWNGVRCSNRTGHVVKLNLRNTYGYSVYDILSLSTDEMSSSLADLQQLRYLDLSWNDFNGASIPVFVGSLKNLRYLNLSSSAFGGRIPSQLGNLSKLQYLDVSGNYYYHLHMLDLAWLSCLSLLSHVDLSQVDLGAVHGWVHMVNTISSLKVLRLADCGLNNTVFATSKSNLTHLEVLDLSSNLFNTSLEHNWFLWDLTSLKDLYLVGCDWHGPIPEELGNMTSLEVIDLSVNDLVGLIPSNLQNLCNLKVLRLVEINIDASIGEFMGRVPSLTGKIPEEISLLIGLTNLNLSNNHLIGRIPNQIGDLKQLESLDLSYNELSGEIPSGLSDLTSLSHLNLSYNNISGVIPSRPQLQILDNQIYIYIGNPGLCGYPLSKNCSTSTTGAEQSVDEDANYALPLYLGMSIGFVIGLWTVFCTMLLRRSWAIVYFQIIDKLYDKVYVWMAIAWAHLVKKTHDDAV, encoded by the exons ATGGCTCAGCTTGGGCATCTCGCCCAACGCGTTGCAGCAATACTTTGCCTACTGATTTTCCAACTATCGTCATCTGATTCTCGTGCCCATACAAGGATATCAGGTGGGACTGGAACCTGCATCAGCAGAGAGCGGGATGCGCTTCTGTCCTTCAAGGCAAGCCTTCTGGACCCTGCTCGCCATCTCCCGTCATGGCAGGGCGAAGATTGTTGTCAATGGAACGGAGTCAGGTGCAGCAACAGAACAGGCCATGTCGTCAAGCTCAACCTCCGCAACACGTATGGCTACAGCGTGTACGACATCTTGAGCTTGTCAACAGATGAGATGAGCTCCTCTTTGGCTGACTTACAACAGTTGAGGTATCTTGATCTGAGTTGGAATGACTTCAACGGCGCTAGCATACCTGTTTTTGTGGGCTCTCTGAAGAACCTAAGGTACCTCAACCTCTCATCCTCAGCTTTCGGTGGGAGAATACCTTCACAGCTCGGTAACCTCTCGAAATTGCAATATCTTGATGTTAGTGGGAATTATTATTATCATCTCCACATGTTGGATCTTGCATGGTTGTCATGTCTATCATTGCTGAGTCATGTTGACTTGAGCCAAGTGGACCTTGGTGCTGTGCATGGTTGGGTTCACATGGTTAACACAATTTCTTCTCTGAAAGTGCTTCGCTTAGCAGATTGCGGCCTTAACAACACAGTGTTTGCTACTTCGAAATCAAACCTCACACATCTCGAAGTCCTTGACCTGTCATCCAACTTGTTTAACACATCACTAGAGCACAACTGGTTTCTCTGGGATCTCACAAGCCTTAAGGATCTATACCTCGTGGGCTGCGACTGGCATGGACCTATTCCTGAAGAACTAGGAAATATGACATCCCTTGAAGTCATAGATTTGAGTGTAAATGATCTTGTGGGTTTGATACCTAGCAACTTGCAAAATTTGTGCAATTTGAAAGTGTTGCGTCTTGTAGAAATCAACATTGATGCGAGCATAGGGGAGTTCATGGGTCGAGTGCCAAG TTTAACGGGAAAGATTCCAGAGGAGATAAGTTTGCTGATTGGACTTACCAATTTGAACTTGTCAAATAATCATTTGATCGGCAGAATTCCCAATCAAATTGGTGATCTGAAGCAGTTGGAGTCCCTGGACCTATCCTACAACGAGCTTTCCGGTGAAATCCCGTCAGGTTTGTCGGATCTCACATCTCTGAGCCACTTGAACCTGTCATACAACAACATATCAGGTGTGATACCATCCAGGCCGCAGCTACAAATTCTCGACAACCAGATCTACATCTACATCGGCAACCCCGGTCTATGTGGCTACCCTCTCTCCAAGAATTGCTCTACTAGTACAACTGGTGCAGAGCAAAGTGTCGATGAAGATGCAAATTATGCTTTGCCTCTCTACCTTGGGATGAGCATAGGATTTGTGATCGGTCTTTGGACGGTCTTTTGCACCATGTTGCTGAGGAGGAGCTGGGCGATTGTCTACTTTCAGATCATTGACAAGCTGTATGACAAGGTTTATGTGTGGATGGCTATTGCTTGGGCTCACCTGGTGAAGAAGACCCATGATGACGCAGTGTGA
- the LOC119306073 gene encoding auxin-responsive protein SAUR36-like isoform X1: MTMIHPKRLAQLVRKWQRVKAASRADEACCTTSPVADKGHCAMYTADGRRFEVPLEYLGTTVFGELLRMSQEEFGFTCDGRITLPFDAVVMDYVMCLLRRNASEEVERAFLSSVVMPCQYPSCTVPNVALHQQLAVCSS; encoded by the coding sequence ATGACCATGATCCACCCCAAAAGGCTTGCTCAGTTGGTGAGGAAGTGGCAAAGGGTCAAGGCAGCATCCAGAGCCGATGAAGCATGCTGCACGACATCGCCGGTAGCAGATAAAGGGCACTGTGCCATGTACACGGCCGATGGGAGGCGGTTTGAGGTCCCGTTGGAGTATCTCGGCACGACGGTCTTCGGCGAGCTGCTAAGGATGTCCCAGGAAGAGTTTGGGTTCACATGTGATGGCAGGATCACACTGCCCTTCGATGCGGTGGTGATGGACTATGTCATGTGCTTGCTTAGAAGAAATGCATCGGAAGAAGTAGAGAGGGCGTTCCTGAGCTCTGTAGTGATGCCTTGCCAATATCCAAGCTGTACAGTGCCAAATGTAGCGCTGCACCAGCAGCTTGCAGTTTGTAGCTCCTGA
- the LOC119311453 gene encoding auxin-responsive protein SAUR36-like gives MIHPKKLAQLAKKCQRMLVAGAGARRRQASDTADDECGSTTSSVVADEGHCVVYATDGARFEVPLAYLGTTVFAELLRMSEEEFGFASGSEGGRIMLPCDSTVMEYVLCLVRREASEEVEKAFLSSISGHCPNYNASCMAPSVGISHQFALCT, from the coding sequence ATGATCCATCCAAAGAAGCTTGCTCAGCTGGCCAAGAAGTGCCAGCGGATGTTGGTGGCCGGAGCCGGTGCCCGCCGCCGGCAGGCTTCAGACAcggccgatgatgagtgcggcagcACAACGTCATCTGTGGTCGCTGATGAGGGCCACTGCGTGGTGTACGCCACCGACGGAGCACGGTTTGAGGTCCCTCTTGCGTACCTCGGGACGACGGTCTTCGCCGAGCTTCTGAGGATGTCAGAGGAGGAGTTTGGCTTTGCAAGCGGCAGCGAGGGAGGCAGGATCATGCTACCCTGCGACTCCACGGTGATGGAGTACGTCTTGTGCCTTGTCAGGAGAGAGGCCTCTGAGGAGGTCGAGAAGGCATTCTTGAGCTCCATTTCTGGGCACTGCCCCAACTACAATGCTAGCTGCATGGCTCCATCAGTGGGAATCAGCCATCAATTTGCTCTTTGTACTTAG
- the LOC119311452 gene encoding auxin-responsive protein SAUR36-like: protein MIHPKKLAQLAKKCRRMLAAGAGARRRHASDMADDECCSTVSSVVADEGHCVMYTSDGTRFEVPLAYLGTTVFAELLRMSEEEFGFASGSDGGRIMLPCDGTVMEYVLCLVRREASEEVERAFLSSIVGHCHSYNASCMAPSMGLGHQFALCT, encoded by the coding sequence ATGATCCATCCAAAGAAGCTTGCTCAGCTGGCCAAGAAGTGCCGGCGGATGTTGGCGGCTGGAGCTGGTGCCCGCCGTCGGCATGCCTCGGACATGGCCGACGATGAGTGCTGCAGCACAGTGTCATCTGTGGTTGCCGATGAGGGCCACTGCGTGATGTACACCAGCGACGGAACCCGGTTCGAGGTCCCTCTGGCGTACCTCGGGACGACGGTCTtcgccgagctcctgaggatgtCCGAGGAGGAGTTTGGCTTCGCGAGCGGCAGTGACGGAGGCAGGATCATGCTGCCCTGCGATGGCACTGTGATGGAATATGTCTTGTGCCTGGTCAGGAGGGAGGCCTCTGAGGAGGTCGAGAGGGCGTTCTTGAGCTCCATTGTTGGGCACTGCCACAGCTACAATGCTAGCTGCATGGCACCATCAATGGGACTCGGCCATCAATTTGCTCTTTGTACTTAG
- the LOC119311465 gene encoding auxin-responsive protein SAUR36-like — protein sequence MIHSKKLAQLAKKWQRMVAAGGQQTADTDGCCSTASVADRGHCVMYTVDGSRFEVPLVYLGTMVFGELLRMSQEEFGFSSDGKITLPFDACVMAYVMCLIRREASEEVEKAFLSSIAMPCHSASCVASVRLNQQFAVCS from the coding sequence AtgatccattcaaagaagcttgctcaacttgccaagaagtggcagaggaTGGTGGCAGCTGGTGGCCAGCAGACTGCAGACACCGACGGGTGCTGCAGCACTGCTTCTGTTGCAGACAGGGGCCACTGTGTCATGTACACTGTTGATGGATCACGGTTCGAGGTCCCTTTGGTGTACCTTGGCACAATGGTCTTCGGTGAGCTCCTGAGGATGTCTCAAGAGGAATTTGGCTTCTCTAGCGATGGCAAGATCACATTACCTTTTGATGCCTGTGTGATGGCGTATGTGATGTGTTTGATTAGGAGAGAGGCCTCTGAAGAGGTTGAGAAGGCGTTCCTGAGCTCCATAGCAATGCCTTGCCACAGTGCGAGTTGTGTAGCTTCAGTGAGACTTAATCAGCAATTTGCTGTTTGTAGCTAG
- the LOC119306070 gene encoding auxin-responsive protein SAUR36-like, translating into MVSAKRIAQLAKKWQRVAYLSRKQLTMTATKEAEGCSMAVAGKSHCVMYTTDDERRFEVPLAYLGTMIFRELIHMSQEEFGLVSGDGRMMLPCDATATEYIMSLLGRNASVEVEKAFLSSMAMPCHHTSCVAPSPGVNQQMAVCGS; encoded by the coding sequence ATGGTCAGTGCcaagagaattgctcaactagcaaAGAAGTGGCAAAGGGTAGCATACCTCAGCAGGAAGCAGCTTACCATGACGGCGACAAAAGAAGCCGAAGGGTGCTCAATGGCAGTGGCAGGCAAGAGCCACTGTGTCATGTACACAACTGATGACGAGAGGCGGTTTGAGGTGCCATTGGCGTACCTTGGCACGATGATCTTCAGAGAGCTCATCCATATGTCTCAGGAGGAGTTTGGTCTTGTAAGCGGTGATGGCAGAATGATGTTGCCCTGTGATGCCACGGCGACGGAATACATTATGAGCTTGCTTGGAAGAAATGCTTCAGTGGAGGTTGAGAAGGCATTCTTGAGTTCCATGGCGATGCCATGCCACCATACAAGCTGCGTAGCACCATCTCCGGGTGTTAACCAACAAATGGCTGTTTGCGGCTCCTAG
- the LOC119311455 gene encoding auxin-responsive protein SAUR36-like, with translation MIHSKKLAQLAKKWQRKVVAGAGGQQTGESCSTVADKGHCVVYAADGARFEVPLAYLRTTVFSELLRMSGEEFGFANSEGGRIMLPCDAVVVEYVLCLVRRDASEEVERAFLSSIVGHCHSQDASVGLTHKVALCT, from the coding sequence ATGATTCATTCAAAGAAGCTTGCTCAGCTGGCCAAGAAGTGGCAGAGGaaggtggtggccggagctggtGGCCAGCAGACCGGCGAGTCCTGCAGCACGGTCGCTGACAAGGGCCATTGCGTGGTGTACGCTGCTGACGGGGCACGGTTCGAGGTCCCGCTGGCATACCTCCGCACGACAGTCTTCAGTGAGCTCCTGAGGATGTCTGGGGAAGAGTTCGGCTTCGCGAACAGCGAGGGAGGCAGGATCATGCTGCCCTGCGACGCCGTGGTTGTGGAGTATGTCTTGTGCCTGGTCAGGAGAGACGCCTCCGAGGAGGTCGAGAGAGCGTTCTTGAGCTCCATTGTGGGGCATTGCCACAGCCAAGATGCATCGGTGGGACTCACCCATAAAGTTGCGCTTTGTACATAG
- the LOC119311461 gene encoding auxin-responsive protein SAUR36-like has protein sequence MISAKRLSQMIKKWQRVAAIGRKRLMWTSAKEVDECCTSVAVKGHCAMYTADGRRFEVPLAYLSTPIIGELLRMSQDEFGFTSDGRITLPCDAAVMDYVMCLLRRNASEEVERAFLSSVVRPCQYASGLEPSMGVSQQVAVSGF, from the coding sequence ATGATCAGTGCCAAGAGACTTTCTCAGATGATAAAGAAGTGGCAAAGAGTGGCAGCCATTGGGAGGAAGAGGCTCATGTGGACTTCAGCAAAAGAAGTCGATGAGTGCTGCACATCAGTGGCAGTGAAGGGCCACTGCGCCATGTACACTGCTGACGGGAGGCGGTTTGAGGTGCCATTGGCGTACCTCAGCACGCCGATCATCGGGGAGCTCCTGAGGATGTCTCAGGATGAGTTTGGCTTCACAAGCGATGGAAGGATAACCCTGCCTTGTGATGCAGCTGTGATGGACTATGTCATGTGCTTGCTCAGAAGGAACGCATCAGAAGAGGTAGAGAGAGCTTTCTTGAGCTCTGTGGTGAGACCTTGCCAGTATGCAAGTGGTTTGGAGCCATCTATGGGAGTTAGCCAGCAAGTAGCTGTTTCTGGCTTCTGA
- the LOC119311456 gene encoding auxin-responsive protein SAUR36-like, with protein sequence MTMIHPRKLAQLMRKWQRVKNPSTDDEACSTTPTPVADKGHCAMYTADGRRFEVPLVYLSTTVFGELLRMSQEEFGFTCDGRITLPFNAAVMEYVMCLLRRNASEEVERAFLSSVVMPCQYPSRIVTHVALQQQLAVCSS encoded by the coding sequence ATGACCATGATCCACCCCAGGAAGCTTGCTCAGTTGATGAGGAAGTGGCAAAGGGTCAAGAATCCCTCCACCGATGACGAAGCATGCAGCACGACGCCGACGCCGGTTGCAGATAAAGGCCACTGTGCCATGTACACGGCCGATGGGAGGCGGTTCGAGGTCCCATTGGTGTACCTCAGCACGACAGTCTTCGGCGAGCTGCTAAGGATGTCTCAAGAGGAGTTTGGGTTCACATGCGACGGCAGGATCACGCTGCCCTTCAATGCAGCAGTGATGGAGTATGTCATGTGCTTGCTTAGAagaaatgcttcagaggaagtagaGAGGGCATTCCTGAGCTCTGTAGTGATGCCTTGCCAATATCCAAGCCGTATTGTGACACATGTAGCGCTACAGCAGCAGCTTGCAGTTTGTAGCTCCTGA
- the LOC119306072 gene encoding auxin-responsive protein SAUR36-like produces MIHPKKLAQLAKKWQRKVAAGAGGQQADECCSTASIADKGHCVVYTADGARFEVPLAYLGTTVFGELLRMAGEEFGFASSEGGRIMLPCDAMVMEYVLCLVRRDASQEVERAFLSSIAGHCLNQDASMGLTHQFSLCT; encoded by the coding sequence ATGATCCATCCAAAGAAGCTTGCTCAgcttgccaagaagtggcagaggaAGGTCGCAGCCGGAGCCGGTGGCCAGCAAGCCGATGAGTGCTGCAGCACGGCATCCATCGCTGACAAGGGCCATTGCGTGGTGTACACCGCCGACGGAGCGCGGTTTGAGGTCCCGCTGGCATACCTCGGCACGACGGTTTTTGGTGAACTCCTGAGGATGGCTGGGGAGGAGTTTGGCTTCGCGAGCAGCGAGGGAGGCAGGATCATGCTGCCCTGTGATGCCATGGTTATGGAGTATGTCTTGTGCCTGGTCAGAAGAGATGCCTCCCAGGAGGTTGAGAGAGCGTTCTTGAGCTCCATTGCTGGGCATTGTCTCAACCAAGATGCATCGATGGGACTCACCCATCAATTTTCTCTTTGTACGTAG
- the LOC119306071 gene encoding auxin-responsive protein SAUR36-like: MTMIHPKRLAQFVRKCQRVKATSRDDEACCTSSPVADKGHCIMYTTDGRRFEVPLAYLGKTIFGELLRMSKEEFGFTCHGRIMLPFNAVVMEYVMCLLRRNASEEVERAFLSSVVMPCQYPSCTVPHVMLHQQLAVCSS; the protein is encoded by the coding sequence ATGACCATGATCCACCCCAAGAGGCTTGCTCAGTTTGTGAGGAAGTGCCAAAGGGTCAAGGCAACATCCAGAGATGACGAAGCATGCTGCACATCATCGCCGGTCGCAGATAAAGGCCACTGCATCATGTACACGACTGATGGGAGGCGATTCGAGGTCCCCTTGGCGTACCTCGGCAAGACAATCTTCGGCGAGCTACTAAGGATGTCCAAGGAAGAGTTTGGGTTCACATGCCACGGCCGGATCATGCTTCCCTTCAATGCAGTGGTGATGGAGTATGTCATGTGCTTGCTCAGGagaaatgcttcagaggaagtagaGAGGGCATTCCTGAGCTCTGTAGTGATGCCTTGCCAATATCCAAGTTGTACGGTGCCACATGTAATGTTGCACCAGCAGCTTGCAGTTTGTAGCTCCTGA
- the LOC119311454 gene encoding auxin-responsive protein SAUR36-like: MLSAKTLTWLAKKWQSVTAMGRKRLTWSSSMSAEETGGSCGTLCSSVAGKGHCIVYTADGVRFKVPLVFLGTTVFSELLRMSQEEFGFAGVDGGRITLPCDASMMEYAMCLLRRSASAEMEAAFLNTMAMPCHYHVEPHLGVSQHFGVCSS, encoded by the coding sequence ATGTTGAGTGCCAAGACACTCACTTGGCTTGCAAAGAAGTGGCAGAGTGTGACGGCTATGGGGAGAAAGAGGCTCACCTGGTCGTCATCAATGTCCGCAGAAGAAACCGGAGGGTCGTGCGGCACATTGTGCTCGTCAGTGGCTGGCAAGGGTCACTGCATCGTGTACACAGCCGACGGTGTGAGGTTCAAGGTGCCGCTTGTGTTCCTCGGCACGACCGTCTTCAGTGAGCTCTTGAGGATGtcccaagaggagttcggcttcgcAGGCGTTGACGGTGGCAGAATCACGCTTCCCTGTGACGCATCGATGATGGAGTACGCCATGTGCTTGCTCAGGAGAAGCGCCTCCGCAGAGATGGAGGCTGCATTCCTCAACACCATGGCGATGCCATGCCACTATCATGTGGAGCCACATCTGGGAGTTAGCCAGCATTTCGGTGTCTGCAGCTCCTGA
- the LOC119311451 gene encoding auxin-responsive protein SAUR36-like — translation MALSPAQPSHIKSYVGAPSPLSYKSMVSDHQTPPLHPQTKASQPPTSRRISPVPKTQEATMMSAKSLAQLAKKWQRVAAIGRNRLTWLPSTSTKEAGGSYSSVAGKGHCVVYTADGARFEVPLAFLGTTVFSELLRMSQEEFGFAGVDGGRITLPCDASMMEYAMCLLRRSASAEMEAAFLNTMAMPCHYHVEPHLGVSQHFGVCSS, via the coding sequence ATGGCATTGTCTCCTGCCCAACCATCACACATTAAATCATATGTGGGTGCCCCTTCACCCTTGAGCTATAAGTCCATGGTTAGTGACCACCAAACACCACCACTTCATCCACAGACAAAGGCATCCCAACCTCCAACTAGCAGAAGAATTTCTCCGGTTCCAAAAACACAAGAAGCTACCATGATGAGTGCCAAGTCACTCGCTCAGCTGGCAAAGAAGTGGCAGAGGGTGGCGGCTATCGGGAGGAACAGGCTCACCTGGTTGCCATCAACATCCACAAAAGAAGCCGGAGGGTCGTACTCGTCGGTGGCCGGCAAGGGCCACTGCGTCGTGTACACTGCTGATGGTGCAAGGTTCGAGGTGCCCCTTGCGTTCCTCGGAACGACCGTCTTCAGTGAGCTCTTGAGGATGtcccaagaggagttcggcttcgcAGGCGTTGACGGTGGCAGAATCACGCTTCCCTGTGACGCATCGATGATGGAGTACGCCATGTGCTTGCTCAGGAGAAGCGCCTCCGCAGAGATGGAGGCTGCATTCCTCAACACCATGGCGATGCCATGCCACTATCATGTGGAGCCACATCTGGGAGTTAGCCAGCATTTCGGTGTCTGCAGCTCCTGA
- the LOC119306073 gene encoding auxin-responsive protein SAUR36-like isoform X2, translated as MVSARRLAQLAKKWQRMAVLGRKRLTWSSAVLEKETEGPCGTSADEACCTTSPVADKGHCAMYTADGRRFEVPLEYLGTTVFGELLRMSQEEFGFTCDGRITLPFDAVVMDYVMCLLRRNASEEVERAFLSSVVMPCQYPSCTVPNVALHQQLAVCSS; from the exons ATGGTGAGTGCCAGGAGACTTGCTCAGCTGGCCAAGAAGTGGCAGAGGATGGCGGTCCTCGGAAGGAAGAGGCTCACTTGGTCGTCGGCGGTGCTGGAGAAAGAAACCGAAGGACCGTGTGGCACGTC AGCCGATGAAGCATGCTGCACGACATCGCCGGTAGCAGATAAAGGGCACTGTGCCATGTACACGGCCGATGGGAGGCGGTTTGAGGTCCCGTTGGAGTATCTCGGCACGACGGTCTTCGGCGAGCTGCTAAGGATGTCCCAGGAAGAGTTTGGGTTCACATGTGATGGCAGGATCACACTGCCCTTCGATGCGGTGGTGATGGACTATGTCATGTGCTTGCTTAGAAGAAATGCATCGGAAGAAGTAGAGAGGGCGTTCCTGAGCTCTGTAGTGATGCCTTGCCAATATCCAAGCTGTACAGTGCCAAATGTAGCGCTGCACCAGCAGCTTGCAGTTTGTAGCTCCTGA
- the LOC119311459 gene encoding auxin-responsive protein SAUR36-like, which yields MIHPKKLAQLAKKWQRKVAARAGGQQADECCSTVADKGYCVVYTADGARFEVPLAYLGTTVFAELLRIAGEEFGFASSEGGRITLPCNAAVMDYVLCLVRRDASEEVERAFLSSIVGHCHGQDALMGPTHQFALYT from the coding sequence ATGATCCATCCAAAGAAGCTTGCTCAGCTGGCCAAAAAGTGGCAGAGGAAGGTCGCAGCCAGGGCCGGTGGTCAGCAAGCTGACGAGTGCTGCAGCACAGTCGCTGACAAGGGCTATTGCGTGGTGTACACCGCCGACGGGGCGCGGTTCGAGGTCCCGCTGGCGTACCTCGGCACGACAGTCTTCGCTGAACTCCTGAGGATCGCTGGGGAGGAGTTTGGCTTTGCGAGCAGCGAGGGAGGCAGGATCACGCTGCCCTGCAATGCCGCAGTTATGGACTATGTCTTGTGCCTGGTTAGGAGAGATGCCTCTGAGGAGGTCGAGAGAGCGTTCTTGAGCTCCATTGTTGGCCATTGCCATGGCCAAGATGCATTGATGGGACCCACCCATCAATTTGCTCTTTACACGTAG
- the LOC119311462 gene encoding auxin-responsive protein SAUR36-like, with product MVSAKRLSQMIWKWQRVAAIGRKRLMWTSAKEVDECCTSVAVKGHCAMYTADGRRFEVPLAYLSTPIIGELLRMSQDKFGFTSDGRITLPCDAAVMDYVMCLLRRNASEEVERAFLSSVMRPCHYGNGLEPSMGVSQQVAVSGF from the coding sequence ATGGTCAGTGCCAAGAGACTTTCTCAAATGATATGGAAGTGGCAAAGAGTGGCAGCCATCGGGAGGAAGAGGCTCATGTGGACTTCAGCAAAAGAAGTCGATGAGTGCTGCACGTCAGTGGCAGTGAAGGGCCACTGCGCCATGTACACTGCTGATGGGAGGCGGTTTGAGGTGCCATTGGCGTACCTCAGCACGCCGATCATCGGGGAGCTCCTGAGGATGTCTCAGGATAAGTTTGGCTTCACAAGCGATGGAAGGATAACCCTGCCTTGTGATGCAGCTGTGATGGACTATGTCATGTGCTTGCTCAGAAGGAACGCATCAGAAGAGGTAGAGAGAGCTTTCTTGAGCTCTGTGATGAGACCTTGCCACTATGGAAATGGTTTGGAGCCATCTATGGGAGTTAGCCAGCAAGTAGCTGTTTCTGGCTTCTGA
- the LOC119311458 gene encoding auxin-responsive protein SAUR36-like, with protein sequence MTMIHPKRLAQLVRKWQRVKSVARDDEACCTTLPVADKGHCAMYTADGRRFEVPLAYLGTTVFGELLRMSQEEFGFTCDSRITLPFDAVVMEYVMCLLRRNASEEVERAFLSSVVMPCQYPSCTVPHVALHQQLAVCSS encoded by the coding sequence ATGACCATGATCCATCCCAAGAGGCTTGCTCAGTTGGTGAGGAAGTGGCAAAGGGTCAAGTCGGTGGCCAGGGATGACGAAGCATGCTGCACGACATTGCCGGTCGCAGATAAAGGTCACTGTGCCATGTACACGGCCGACGGGAGGCGGTTCGAGGTCCCGTTGGCATACCTCGGCACGACAGTCTTCGGCGAACTGCTAAGGATGTCCCAGGAAGAGTTtgggttcacatgcgacagcaggaTCACACTGCCCTTCGATGCAGTCGTGATGGAGTATGTCATGTGCTTGCTCAGAagaaatgcttcagaggaagtagaGAGGGCATTCCTGAGCTCTGTAGTGATGCCTTGCCAATATCCAAGCTGTACAGTACCACATGTAGCGCTGCACCAGCAGCTTGCAGTTTGTAGCTCATGA